TAAGCTATTAAACAAGTAGGTGTATCGTATGAATTCAGAATTTGTTATATCCATTGCTGAAAAAGGGGTCTACACGACACTCCTGTTATGCGGTCCGCTCCTCGTAATCGCCCTGGTTGTCGGTCTCATCGTCAGTATCTTTCAGGCGACTACCCAGATTCAGGAGCAGACACTGGCTTTTATCCCTAAAATAGCAGCTGTGCTGATCGCACTCATATTTTTCGGGCCGTGGATGCTTTCTCAAATGGTAACGTTCACGTATGAAATATTTAATAATTTAAATCACTTTGTAGGCTTGTAACAGCATGGATTTTTTGAATTCGTTCCCTGCTTTTCTATTAATCTTAGTCAGAGTCGGTTCCTTTTTTGCAACCGTACCGATCTTCTCTTATAGAAACATACCGAACGTACATAAAGTAGGACTGGCTGTTTTCCTTTCCTGGATCATGCTTTACGCCCTTGGATCACCTGTAGTTTCAGTAAACAGCGACTTCATCGTTCTGATCTTTAAGGAAGCGCTTGTCGGCCTGTCGCTTGGTCTGATCGCTTCCATCCTGCTCTTTTCGATTCAGGTTGCAGGGGGATTCATTGATCTGCAGATGGGGTTCGCCATCGCCGGGGTGTTTGATCCGCAAACAGGAGTTCAGACACCGCTGATCGGTAAATTTTTATACAATCTGGCCATCTTGTTTCTATTTGCACTGAACGGCCATCACATGCTGATCGACGGATTATTTTACAGCTATTCTTTTGTACCTCTCACTGACATGCATTTTGGATGGGGAGATGGAGAAGTTGCAAGGCACGCAGTCTCCGTGTTTTCTGCCATGTTTGTTATCGCATTTCAGATGGCGCTCCCGATCGTAGGCTCGTTGTTTCTCGTCGATCTCGCTTTAGGAGTAGTTGCGCGGACTGTGCCTCAGGTCAATATTTTTGCAGTTGGCCTTCCGATAAAAATTATTGCAGCATTCTGCATCTTGTTCGTCATCATGCCGGCGTTTTTTATGAGCGTACAGTACTTGAGTGATGAGATGGCACAGGCCATGAGGAAGCTGCTCATGTTGCTTCAGGAGTGAAACCCATGCCATTACATCTTGACTTGCAGTACTTTTCAGGTGAGAAAACCGAAAAAGCCACTCCAAAGAAAAAAGAAGAAAGCAAGAAAAAAGGACAGGTTGCCAAAAGCGCGGACGTGAACACTGCGGTTACCTTATTCGCCGCTTTTTTAATGCTTTGGTTCACCGGCAAGACGGCCGCCGGGAAACTGCTTCACCTCGTGAACTATTCG
This genomic stretch from Fictibacillus marinisediminis harbors:
- the fliQ gene encoding flagellar biosynthesis protein FliQ; this encodes MNSEFVISIAEKGVYTTLLLCGPLLVIALVVGLIVSIFQATTQIQEQTLAFIPKIAAVLIALIFFGPWMLSQMVTFTYEIFNNLNHFVGL
- the fliR gene encoding flagellar biosynthetic protein FliR, producing MDFLNSFPAFLLILVRVGSFFATVPIFSYRNIPNVHKVGLAVFLSWIMLYALGSPVVSVNSDFIVLIFKEALVGLSLGLIASILLFSIQVAGGFIDLQMGFAIAGVFDPQTGVQTPLIGKFLYNLAILFLFALNGHHMLIDGLFYSYSFVPLTDMHFGWGDGEVARHAVSVFSAMFVIAFQMALPIVGSLFLVDLALGVVARTVPQVNIFAVGLPIKIIAAFCILFVIMPAFFMSVQYLSDEMAQAMRKLLMLLQE